The following are from one region of the Salvelinus alpinus chromosome 16, SLU_Salpinus.1, whole genome shotgun sequence genome:
- the LOC139540722 gene encoding transmembrane gamma-carboxyglutamic acid protein 1-like — protein MGSVFLPSDLANSVLSRQRRDNSYLLEEIRQGNIQRECREEICTYEEAREAFENDEKTQRFWEEYVRESSPSGGLPSVVGGVHSLYLILPLLLVLLLIAAVAITVWRCHSRKRSERSPALGGSHRDPTLSVVSMDQWGRDFHDHSELSVHSSPAYPGSDVTSARGNRGEPPPSYEEAVGHTDVHIETEPPPQYEDIIGHGK, from the exons ATGGGGAGTG TGTTCCTGCCGTCGGACCTGGCGAACTCAGTGTTGAGCCGGCAGCGCAGGGACAACAGCTACCTGCTAGAGGAGATCCGGCAGGGCAACATCCAGAGAGAGTGCAGGGAGGAGATCTGCACCTACGAGGAGGCCAGGGAGGCCTTTGAGAATGACGAGAAAACT CAACGGTTCTGGGAGGAGTATGTGCGGGAGAGCAGCCCAAGTGGCGGGCTGCCGTCGGTGGTTGGCGGAGTCCACTCCCTCTACCTGATCCTCCCCTTgctcctggttctcctcctcaTCGCAGCAGTGGCCATCACTGTGTGGCGCTGCCACTCCCGTAAGCGTTCGGAGCGCAGCCCCGCCCTGGGGGGCTCCCACCGGGACCCCACCCTATCGGTGGTCTCCATGGACCAGTGGGGACGGGACTTCCACGACCACTCCGAGCTCAGCGTCCACAGCAGCCCTGCCTACCCGGGTTCGGATGTCACGTCTGCGAGGGGAAACAGGGGAGAGCCACCACCGTCTTACGAGGAGGCGGTTGGCCACACGGATGTGCACATAGAGACAGAGCCGCCGCCTCAGTATGAGGACATCATTGGCCATGGGAAGTGA
- the ccdc181 gene encoding coiled-coil domain-containing protein 181 isoform X1: MCVLWVSMTTGLLNPLVEQGRGTRTGDYLDRCSGRLYHENMSLVPTSTRTQEEYEDDFEKDLDWLISEEGTNDSQEPDYEDIEAEIDKELKEEGKEEEKKRGREEDKKSLKEEKWASESEKAEEEERWPSPMEPLEFDSDRDSPHKGGSPVAPPPPVLEDQPEEEKKYILEKIQLANRQLQDQEAPDMTRRRRLHFKETLVDLVVAPLEYEKDSSTPQKRGVVEQVSSTASGKEMLVESEVSGKLSELKITPWEGEGGGQGIKNGGRGGGGEAGQSGPGKEGKVLVEKDGKFDLVSLKEVESRGLMLPPLASFPSDNTRSSSRPSDLSPNKTPTSSPLRPISSTMSIGFEHHRAPRPPAQPRNRPNSASHSQRGSGGRGTKRRVQSANSTPTQQATFTLSPQQKELLNKIQERRERLAREEEQRKREEDEQKRQENELAFRAWLVRKREQLQEEKRIYRAQEMERSNGRREHSDPDEAFKSWLQRKHEQQQRDRQLEEMKRLEEESGFYLHNREECERAFKLWLKRKRAEKRAEQQAARERSRRLVFEERRARRMQDLLCTVNETKPFRFTEHLAYRF; encoded by the exons ATGTGCGTGTTGTGGGTCTCTATGACAACAGGACTATTAAACCCTTTAGTGGAGCAGGGGAGAGGGACACGCACAGGAGATTATCTGGACAGGTGCTCCGGCCGGCTGTATCACGAAAAT ATGAGTCTGGTGCCAACGAGCACTAGGACCCAGGAGGAGTATGAGGACGACTTTGAGAAGGACCTGGATTGGCTGATCAGTGAGGAGGGGACGAACGATAGCCAG GAACCTGACTACGAGGACATCGAGGCCGAAATAGACAAGGAGCtgaaggaggaggggaaggaggaagagaagaagcgagggagggaggaggacaagaaaagcctgaaggaggagaagtGGGCGAGCGAGTCAGAgaaggcggaggaggaggagaggtggccCTCGCCTATGGAACCTTTGGAGTTCGACTCCGACCGAGACAGTCCACATAAGGGTGGATCCCCCGTAGCACCGCCCCCTCCGGTGCTGGAAGACCAACCGGAAGAGGAGAAGAAGTACATCCTGGAGAAGATCCAGTTAGCCAATCGGCAGCTGCAGGACCAGGAAGCGCCGGACATGACTCGGCGCCGACGCCTTCACTTCAAAGAAACGCTGGTGGATTTGGTGGTGGCGCCGCTGGAGTACGAGAAAGACAGCAGCACCCCCCAAAAGAGGGGGGTGGTAGAGCAGGTGAGCAGCACGGCCAGCGGCAAGGAAATGTTGGTAGAAAGTGAGGTGTCAGGGAAGCTCTCTGAGCTGAAGATCACCCCATGGGAAGGTGAAGGAGGAGGGCAGGGGATCAAGAATGGGGgtcgtggtggaggtggagaggctGGCCAGAGTGGACCGGGGAAAGAGGGCAAAGTCCTGGTGGAGAAAGATGGCAAGTTTGACCTTGTCAGCCTGAAGGAGGTGGAGAGCCGCGGCCTGATGCTGCCACCTTTAGCGAGCTTCCCCAGCGACAACACACGCTCGTCCTCCCGTCCAAGTGACCTGAGCCCGAACAAGACCCCCACATCCTCCCCGCTGCGTCCCATCTCTAGCACTATGTCCATAGGGTTCGAGCACCACCGCGCCCCCAGACCTCCGGCCCAGCCCAGGAACCGGCCCAACTCGGCCAGTCACAGCCAGAGGGGCAGCGGGGGGAGGGGCACCAAGCGCAGGGTGCAGTCGGCCAACAGTACCCCTACCCAGCAGGCCACCTTCACTCTCTCGCCCCAACAGAAGGAGCTACTGAACAaaatacaggagaggagagagaggctcgcCAGAGAG gaggagcagaggaagagggaggaggatgagCAGAAGCGTCAGGAGAACGAGCTGGCGTTCCGGGCATGGCTGGTGAGGAAGAGGGAGCAGTTGCAGGAGGAGAAGAGGATCTACAGAGCCCAGGAGATGGAGAGAAGTAATGGCAGG AGGGAGCACAGTGACCCAGACGAGGCCTTTAAGTCGTGGCTGCAGAGGAAACAcgaacaacagcagagagacagacagctggaGGAGATGAAGAGGCTGGAGGAGGAGAGCGGATTCTACCTGCACAACCGAGAAGAGTGTGAACGAGCCTTCAAACT gtggcTGAAGAGGAAGCGGGCAGAGAAGCGGGCGGAGCAGCAGGCGGCCAGAGAGCGCTCCCGCAGGCTGGTGTTTGAGGAGCGGCGCGCCCGGCGCATGCAGGACCTCCTGTGCACCGTCAACGAGACCAAGCCTTTCCGCTTCACTGAGCACCTGGCGTACCGCTTCTGA
- the ccdc181 gene encoding coiled-coil domain-containing protein 181 isoform X2, with amino-acid sequence MSLVPTSTRTQEEYEDDFEKDLDWLISEEGTNDSQEPDYEDIEAEIDKELKEEGKEEEKKRGREEDKKSLKEEKWASESEKAEEEERWPSPMEPLEFDSDRDSPHKGGSPVAPPPPVLEDQPEEEKKYILEKIQLANRQLQDQEAPDMTRRRRLHFKETLVDLVVAPLEYEKDSSTPQKRGVVEQVSSTASGKEMLVESEVSGKLSELKITPWEGEGGGQGIKNGGRGGGGEAGQSGPGKEGKVLVEKDGKFDLVSLKEVESRGLMLPPLASFPSDNTRSSSRPSDLSPNKTPTSSPLRPISSTMSIGFEHHRAPRPPAQPRNRPNSASHSQRGSGGRGTKRRVQSANSTPTQQATFTLSPQQKELLNKIQERRERLAREEEQRKREEDEQKRQENELAFRAWLVRKREQLQEEKRIYRAQEMERSNGRREHSDPDEAFKSWLQRKHEQQQRDRQLEEMKRLEEESGFYLHNREECERAFKLWLKRKRAEKRAEQQAARERSRRLVFEERRARRMQDLLCTVNETKPFRFTEHLAYRF; translated from the exons ATGAGTCTGGTGCCAACGAGCACTAGGACCCAGGAGGAGTATGAGGACGACTTTGAGAAGGACCTGGATTGGCTGATCAGTGAGGAGGGGACGAACGATAGCCAG GAACCTGACTACGAGGACATCGAGGCCGAAATAGACAAGGAGCtgaaggaggaggggaaggaggaagagaagaagcgagggagggaggaggacaagaaaagcctgaaggaggagaagtGGGCGAGCGAGTCAGAgaaggcggaggaggaggagaggtggccCTCGCCTATGGAACCTTTGGAGTTCGACTCCGACCGAGACAGTCCACATAAGGGTGGATCCCCCGTAGCACCGCCCCCTCCGGTGCTGGAAGACCAACCGGAAGAGGAGAAGAAGTACATCCTGGAGAAGATCCAGTTAGCCAATCGGCAGCTGCAGGACCAGGAAGCGCCGGACATGACTCGGCGCCGACGCCTTCACTTCAAAGAAACGCTGGTGGATTTGGTGGTGGCGCCGCTGGAGTACGAGAAAGACAGCAGCACCCCCCAAAAGAGGGGGGTGGTAGAGCAGGTGAGCAGCACGGCCAGCGGCAAGGAAATGTTGGTAGAAAGTGAGGTGTCAGGGAAGCTCTCTGAGCTGAAGATCACCCCATGGGAAGGTGAAGGAGGAGGGCAGGGGATCAAGAATGGGGgtcgtggtggaggtggagaggctGGCCAGAGTGGACCGGGGAAAGAGGGCAAAGTCCTGGTGGAGAAAGATGGCAAGTTTGACCTTGTCAGCCTGAAGGAGGTGGAGAGCCGCGGCCTGATGCTGCCACCTTTAGCGAGCTTCCCCAGCGACAACACACGCTCGTCCTCCCGTCCAAGTGACCTGAGCCCGAACAAGACCCCCACATCCTCCCCGCTGCGTCCCATCTCTAGCACTATGTCCATAGGGTTCGAGCACCACCGCGCCCCCAGACCTCCGGCCCAGCCCAGGAACCGGCCCAACTCGGCCAGTCACAGCCAGAGGGGCAGCGGGGGGAGGGGCACCAAGCGCAGGGTGCAGTCGGCCAACAGTACCCCTACCCAGCAGGCCACCTTCACTCTCTCGCCCCAACAGAAGGAGCTACTGAACAaaatacaggagaggagagagaggctcgcCAGAGAG gaggagcagaggaagagggaggaggatgagCAGAAGCGTCAGGAGAACGAGCTGGCGTTCCGGGCATGGCTGGTGAGGAAGAGGGAGCAGTTGCAGGAGGAGAAGAGGATCTACAGAGCCCAGGAGATGGAGAGAAGTAATGGCAGG AGGGAGCACAGTGACCCAGACGAGGCCTTTAAGTCGTGGCTGCAGAGGAAACAcgaacaacagcagagagacagacagctggaGGAGATGAAGAGGCTGGAGGAGGAGAGCGGATTCTACCTGCACAACCGAGAAGAGTGTGAACGAGCCTTCAAACT gtggcTGAAGAGGAAGCGGGCAGAGAAGCGGGCGGAGCAGCAGGCGGCCAGAGAGCGCTCCCGCAGGCTGGTGTTTGAGGAGCGGCGCGCCCGGCGCATGCAGGACCTCCTGTGCACCGTCAACGAGACCAAGCCTTTCCGCTTCACTGAGCACCTGGCGTACCGCTTCTGA
- the LOC139540721 gene encoding oxygen-dependent coproporphyrinogen-III oxidase, mitochondrial-like, with amino-acid sequence MATIVLYSMNRTAQTTARLCFFPYSTRASIVDSRISFFHNTSVRRLTPLPRARWVPKATGVRFMSNGTAGKTATGRTRRGALLVAGAVVGFVASASHFQRAEMATMIPKTEETKISEKCKKFMSPPCTDVKVLQQKKEEMCTRMEMLIMETQAEFCRALEEVDSGKFKVDKWERKEGGGGISCVLQDGKVFEKAGVNVSVVFGNLTEEAAKQMRSRGKVLKGKDGILPFCAMGVSSVIHPKNPHIPTVHFNYRYFEIEEEDGTKQWWFGGGTDLTPTYVNKEDGAHFHNSLKEACEKHHPKYYPDFKKWCDRYFYIRHRGETRGIGGIFFDDLDSPSQEEAFSFVRSCAQTVVPCYLPIVYKHLNDPFSPEEKDWQQVRRGRYVEFNLVYDRGVKFGLATPGSRIESILMSLPLTAKWEYMHEPPKGSQEADTLEVLRNPKEWV; translated from the exons ATGGCGACCATCGTTCTTTATTCCATGAACAGAACGGCGCAAACCACTGCGAGACTATGTTTTTTTCCGTATTCAACGCGAGCTTCCATAGTGGACTCGCGCATATCTTTCTTCCATAACACTTCGGTCCGCAGGTTAACTCCGCTTCCGAGAGCGAGATGGGTTCCCAAAGCTACTGGAGTGCGGTTCATGTCCAACGGGACTGCAGGCAAAACGGCAACCGGGCGAACCAGGAGAGGCGCACTGCTGGTTGCTGGAGCAGTGGTGGGTTTTGTGGCCAGCGCTAGTCACTTTCAGCGGGCTGAAATGGCAACCATGATCCCCAAAACCGAGGAAACGAAGATATCGGAAAAATGCAAGAAGTTCATGTCTCCGCCGTGTACCGACGTCAAAGTGCTGCAGCAGAAGAAAGAGGAAATGTGCACGAGGATGGAGATGTTGATCATGGAGACTCAGGCGGAGTTCTGCAGAGCGCTCGAGGAGGTGGACAGCGGCAAGTTCAAAGTGGACAAGTGGGAACGGAAAGAAG GTGGCGGGGGCATCAGCTGTGTGCTGCAGGATGGGAAGGTGTTTGAGAAGGCGGGGGTCAACGTGTCCGTGGTGTTTGGGAACCTGACCGAGGAGGCCGCCAAGCAGATGCGCAGCAGAGGGAAGGTCCTCAAAGGCAAAGATG GCATCCTGCCATTCTGTGCCATGGGCGTGAGCTCAGTCATCCACCCCAAGAACCCCCACATTCCCACAGTGCACTTCAACTACAGATACTTTGAGATAGAAGAAGAAGATG GCACTAAACAGTGGTGGTTTGGTGGCGGTACAGACCTGACTCCTACCTATGTCAATAAGGAGGATGGTGCTCACTTTCACAACAGTCTGAAGGAGGCCTGTGAAAAACATCACCCCAAGTACTACCCCGACTTCAAAAAGTG GTGTGACCGGTACTTCTACATCCGCCATCGTGGCGAGACACGGGGCATCGGTGGCATCTTCTTTGACGACCTGGACTCTCCCAGCCAGGAGGAGGCGTTCAGCTTCGTTAGGAGCTGTGCCCAGACCGTGGTGCCCTGTTACCTGCCCATCGTCTACAAACACCTCAATGACCCCTTCAGCCCAGAGGAGAAGGACTGGCAGCAGGTGCGGAGAGGCAG gtaTGTGGAATTTAACCTGGTGTATGACAGAGGGGTGAAGTTTGGACTGGCCACCCCAGGCTCCAGGATCGAGAGCATCCTCATGTCCCTGCCCCTCACAGCCAA GTGGGAGTACATGCATGAACCTCCTAAAGGTTCCCAGGAGGCCGATACGCTGGAGGTGTTACGAAACCCCAAGGAGTGGGTCTGA